The following coding sequences are from one Acidobacteriota bacterium window:
- a CDS encoding cytochrome ubiquinol oxidase subunit I → MDALDLARWQFGVTTVYHFFFVPLTLGLVWVVAILHTAWVVTGQDVYKRMTKFWGKLFLINFAMGVVTGIVQEFQFGMNWSEYSRYVGDVFGAPLAIEALLAFFLESTFLGIWIFGWDKLPKKVHLASIWLVAVGSNLSAYWILVANSFMQQPMGYVLRNGRAEMESFWTLITNPHVFVQFPHVIAGAMATAGFFVLGISAWHLLRTRDEENRDAFRRSFRFGGVYALVATIAVMAVGHTQAQYMMKVQPMKMAAAEALWETENPAAMSLFTWGDEPQRRDVFAVKVPGLLSFLAYNRFDGEVKGIKELDAMYQAQYGPGSYAPPVKWTYWTFRLMVGAGVLMLLFGAWAVFTIVRERFEQRPLMLRLLVWAIALPYIANSTGWIFTEIGRQPWIVYGLQKTADAVSPTVTAAEVAFSLFVFTALYGALMGADIYLLRKYAKAGITNPDLHGAVDVEPMTEPVRL, encoded by the coding sequence ATGGACGCACTGGACCTGGCGCGCTGGCAGTTCGGGGTCACGACGGTCTACCACTTCTTCTTCGTACCGCTCACCTTGGGCCTCGTCTGGGTGGTGGCCATCCTCCACACCGCCTGGGTCGTGACGGGGCAGGACGTCTACAAGCGGATGACGAAGTTCTGGGGCAAGCTCTTCCTCATCAATTTCGCCATGGGGGTCGTGACCGGCATCGTGCAGGAGTTCCAGTTCGGCATGAACTGGTCCGAGTACTCCCGCTACGTCGGCGACGTCTTCGGCGCACCCCTCGCCATCGAAGCTCTGCTCGCGTTCTTCCTCGAGTCGACTTTCCTCGGCATCTGGATCTTCGGGTGGGACAAGCTGCCGAAGAAGGTACATCTCGCGTCGATCTGGCTCGTGGCGGTCGGCTCGAATCTCTCGGCCTACTGGATTCTCGTGGCCAACTCCTTCATGCAGCAGCCGATGGGCTACGTGCTGCGCAACGGCCGCGCGGAGATGGAGAGTTTCTGGACGCTCATCACGAATCCGCACGTCTTCGTCCAGTTCCCGCACGTGATCGCGGGCGCCATGGCCACCGCGGGCTTCTTCGTGCTCGGGATCAGCGCCTGGCACCTGCTGCGGACGCGCGACGAGGAGAACCGCGACGCCTTCCGCCGCTCGTTCCGGTTCGGCGGCGTGTACGCGCTGGTGGCGACGATCGCCGTCATGGCGGTCGGGCACACGCAGGCGCAGTACATGATGAAGGTCCAGCCGATGAAGATGGCCGCGGCGGAGGCCCTGTGGGAGACCGAGAACCCCGCCGCCATGTCGCTCTTCACCTGGGGTGACGAGCCCCAGCGCCGCGACGTCTTCGCGGTGAAGGTGCCGGGACTGCTCAGCTTCCTCGCGTACAACCGTTTCGATGGCGAGGTGAAGGGGATCAAGGAGCTCGACGCGATGTACCAGGCCCAGTACGGGCCGGGCAGCTACGCGCCGCCCGTGAAGTGGACCTACTGGACGTTCCGCCTGATGGTGGGCGCCGGCGTGCTGATGCTGCTCTTCGGCGCCTGGGCGGTCTTCACCATCGTCCGCGAGCGCTTCGAGCAGCGACCGCTCATGCTGCGCCTGCTCGTCTGGGCGATCGCGCTGCCGTACATCGCCAACTCCACCGGCTGGATCTTCACCGAGATCGGGCGCCAGCCCTGGATCGTGTACGGACTCCAGAAGACGGCCGACGCCGTCTCACCCACGGTCACCGCCGCCGAGGTGGCCTTCTCGCTCTTCGTCTTCACCGCGCTCTACGGGGCGCTGATGGGCGCCGATATCTACCTGCTGCGCAAGTACGCGAAGGCGGGTATCACCAACCCCGACCTCCACGGCGCCGTGGACGTCGAGCCGATGACCGAGCCGGTTCGCCTCTGA
- the cydB gene encoding cytochrome d ubiquinol oxidase subunit II → MDLNTLWFVLIAVLFIGFFVLEGFDFGVGILLPFLGHDDGERRRIINTVGPFWDGNEVWILTAGGAMFAAFPHWYATLFSGFYLALLLMLVAMIVRGVAFEFRSKDKHPTWRLTWDWMLFVGSAVPALLWGVALGNLLMGVPIDADKHYVGGFFDLLGPYTLVCGLTSLAVFTTHGAIFLHLKSTDPIKARAMRVIRTVGPGATVLVGFFVVATYLWTDAFAGLGVNPGLVPVFAIGAMLAAGAFVHRERMGWAFGMTCAAMALAVLTIFLSLYPRVMVSSLDPEWSLTIYNASSTPYTLGVMSVVALVFVPIVLLYQGWTYWVFRHRVTAETKLEY, encoded by the coding sequence ATGGACCTCAACACGCTCTGGTTCGTCCTCATCGCCGTCCTCTTCATCGGCTTCTTCGTCCTCGAGGGGTTCGACTTCGGCGTCGGCATCCTCCTGCCGTTCCTCGGTCACGACGACGGCGAACGCCGGCGCATCATCAACACCGTGGGCCCGTTCTGGGACGGCAACGAGGTGTGGATCCTCACGGCGGGCGGCGCGATGTTCGCGGCGTTCCCGCACTGGTACGCCACGCTCTTCAGCGGGTTCTATCTCGCGCTGCTGCTCATGCTCGTCGCGATGATCGTGCGCGGCGTGGCCTTCGAGTTCCGCAGCAAGGACAAGCACCCGACGTGGCGCCTGACGTGGGACTGGATGCTCTTCGTCGGCAGCGCCGTGCCGGCCCTGCTCTGGGGCGTGGCGCTCGGCAACCTGCTGATGGGCGTGCCCATCGACGCCGACAAGCACTACGTCGGCGGCTTCTTCGATCTGCTCGGGCCCTACACGCTCGTGTGCGGCCTCACGTCGCTCGCCGTCTTCACGACGCACGGCGCGATCTTCCTCCACCTCAAGAGCACCGACCCGATCAAGGCGCGCGCGATGCGGGTCATCAGGACCGTCGGTCCCGGGGCCACCGTGCTCGTCGGCTTCTTCGTCGTCGCCACCTATCTCTGGACCGACGCCTTCGCAGGCCTGGGGGTCAACCCGGGGCTCGTGCCGGTCTTCGCGATTGGCGCGATGCTCGCGGCCGGCGCCTTCGTGCACCGGGAGCGCATGGGGTGGGCGTTTGGCATGACGTGCGCCGCGATGGCGCTCGCGGTCCTCACGATCTTCCTGTCGCTCTACCCGCGGGTGATGGTGTCGAGCCTCGACCCGGAGTGGAGCCTGACGATCTACAATGCCTCGTCCACCCCGTACACGCTGGGCGTGATGAGCGTCGTCGCGCTCGTCTTCGTGCCGATCGTACTGCTCTACCAGGGCTGGACCTACTGGGTGTTCCGTCATCGGGTCACCGCGGAGACGAAGCTGGAGTACTGA
- the cydD gene encoding thiol reductant ABC exporter subunit CydD, with amino-acid sequence MLLHRRLVPGAGRARRDLLAAIVLGALAGAILVFQAALLARIVDRVFLHGDDLGPVARVLGLLAGVALLRAVLTWATEVLARRAAASVKADLRHELARAVVARGPAAASRQSVGEIATILGSGLDAVDAYVAQYLPQAALALIVPGFVLAVVLFVDPLSALVLAVTFPLIPLFMYLVGSSADIRARRQWTEMTRLGARFLDALQALPTLRAFGRADQETRTVAAISDRFRTLTMSVLRLAFVSSLVLELLATLGTAIVAVEVGLRLLYARLAFFDALFVLLLAPEFYRPLRALGAAFHAGMAGREAAAHVDRWLGEGRAAEARAVRSTRAAAAAGHPAAAPRIAFERVSVHYGPDRPPALDGVAFEMASGTTTALVGPSGAGKTTVANLLLRFVEAQAGRILVDGVPLDRLDAQAWRARVAWVPQQPHLFHGTLRDNVLLARPGASDEDLRRAASLAHVDEFVARLPLGWATPVGERGARLSGGQRQRVALARAFLRDAPLVVLDEPTAQLDAEHEALIVEAMAALRRGRTCLLVAHRLTTVFDADLVVLLSGGRVVERGTPRDLLAHGQVYARLVEAYGGGA; translated from the coding sequence ATGCTCCTCCATCGACGACTCGTGCCGGGCGCGGGCCGGGCACGCCGCGACCTCCTCGCCGCCATCGTCCTGGGCGCCCTCGCGGGCGCCATCCTCGTCTTCCAGGCCGCCCTCCTCGCGAGGATCGTCGATCGCGTCTTCCTGCACGGTGACGACCTGGGCCCGGTAGCCCGCGTGCTGGGCCTGCTCGCCGGCGTGGCGCTGCTGCGCGCGGTGCTCACGTGGGCCACCGAGGTGCTGGCCCGCCGGGCCGCCGCGTCGGTGAAAGCCGACCTGCGCCACGAGCTCGCCCGCGCGGTCGTCGCGCGCGGTCCCGCGGCCGCCTCGCGCCAGTCGGTGGGTGAGATCGCGACGATCCTCGGCTCGGGCCTCGACGCCGTCGACGCCTACGTCGCCCAGTATCTGCCCCAGGCCGCGCTCGCTCTGATCGTTCCCGGTTTCGTGCTGGCCGTGGTGCTCTTCGTCGATCCCCTGTCGGCGCTCGTGCTCGCCGTCACGTTTCCGCTGATCCCGCTCTTCATGTATCTGGTCGGCAGCTCCGCCGACATCCGCGCCCGGCGCCAGTGGACCGAAATGACGCGCCTCGGCGCGCGCTTCCTCGACGCGCTTCAGGCGCTGCCGACGCTGCGGGCCTTCGGCCGGGCGGACCAGGAGACGCGGACCGTGGCGGCGATCTCCGACCGCTTCCGCACCCTCACCATGAGCGTGTTGCGGCTGGCGTTCGTGTCGTCGCTCGTGCTGGAGCTGCTGGCGACGCTCGGCACGGCCATCGTGGCGGTGGAGGTCGGGCTGCGGCTGCTCTACGCGAGGCTGGCGTTCTTCGACGCGCTCTTCGTGCTGCTGCTCGCGCCCGAGTTCTACCGCCCGCTGCGCGCGCTCGGCGCGGCCTTTCACGCGGGCATGGCCGGCCGGGAGGCCGCGGCGCACGTCGATCGCTGGCTCGGCGAGGGCCGGGCCGCAGAGGCTCGCGCCGTGCGATCGACCCGAGCGGCCGCGGCGGCCGGACATCCAGCGGCGGCGCCGAGGATCGCCTTCGAGCGGGTGAGCGTGCACTACGGCCCCGACCGGCCTCCCGCGCTCGACGGGGTGGCGTTCGAGATGGCGTCGGGCACGACAACCGCGCTCGTCGGTCCGAGCGGCGCGGGCAAGACCACCGTGGCCAACCTCCTGCTGCGGTTCGTCGAGGCGCAGGCCGGCCGCATCCTGGTCGACGGCGTGCCGCTCGACCGCCTCGACGCCCAGGCATGGCGGGCCCGCGTCGCCTGGGTCCCACAGCAGCCGCACCTCTTCCACGGCACGCTCCGCGACAACGTCCTGCTGGCGCGGCCGGGGGCCTCCGACGAGGATTTGCGGCGCGCTGCCTCGCTGGCGCACGTCGACGAATTCGTCGCGCGGCTGCCGCTGGGGTGGGCAACGCCCGTCGGCGAGCGGGGCGCGCGGCTCTCGGGCGGTCAGCGCCAGCGCGTGGCGCTCGCACGGGCGTTTCTGCGCGACGCCCCCCTCGTCGTGCTCGATGAGCCGACCGCGCAACTCGACGCCGAACACGAGGCCCTGATCGTCGAGGCCATGGCCGCCCTGCGACGCGGCCGAACCTGCTTGCTCGTGGCTCACCGCCTCACGACGGTGTTCGACGCCGACCTCGTCGTGCTGCTCTCGGGGGGCCGCGTCGTCGAACGGGGGACTCCTCGCGACCTGCTGGCGCACGGCCAGGTCTACGCCCGTCTCGTCGAGGCGTACGGAGGCGGCGCGTGA
- the cydC gene encoding thiol reductant ABC exporter subunit CydC has protein sequence MTPDLGRLVALVRPWWRGLALGVTLQWATVTASLGLMATSAWLIATAGLHPSIAVVQVAVVGVRFFGISRGVVRYLERLVTHDVTLKLLATLRVAVFTRLVPLAPARLANERSGDVLGRLVGDIETLDQFYLRVAGPAASALLVALTTGLLLLPFDPALSAAALVGLACGGLLAPWLAWRLGQHHAAAVVGHRAALEAAAVDGVQGVAELVAFGREANHLEALRATGWQAARAEVASARGGAAGTAFGACSADLAVVALMVLAIPLVGRGDLQGVNLAVVALATLAAFEAVAMLPAAAQQLGASREAARRVFALLDAPPAVSRPTTALPAPEGRRLSVRGLSFAYAPGEPRVLDEVTFDLGPGRLVAIVGPSGAGKSTLATVLLRFWDVPAGTVSIDGVDVRGLDPDQVRERFAYAGQRADLLTGTLAENLRVGRPDAPDAALEAALERVGLGVWLHTLPAGLTTSLGEQGQALSGGERQRVALARALLRPAPFLLLDEPTAHVDAAAGQMLMREIRREATMRSALVITHRLVGLEAADEILVLADGRVAERGDFASLVAANGRFRRMLDRQRAARVVDLL, from the coding sequence GTGACGCCCGACCTCGGCCGGCTCGTCGCGCTCGTGCGGCCGTGGTGGCGGGGGCTGGCGCTCGGGGTGACCCTGCAATGGGCCACCGTGACGGCCAGCCTCGGCCTCATGGCCACCTCGGCCTGGCTCATTGCGACGGCCGGGCTTCATCCGTCGATTGCCGTCGTCCAGGTCGCGGTCGTCGGTGTCCGTTTCTTCGGCATCTCGAGGGGCGTCGTCCGGTATCTGGAACGGCTGGTGACCCACGACGTCACGCTGAAGCTGCTCGCGACGCTCCGCGTGGCCGTGTTCACGCGGCTCGTGCCGCTCGCACCGGCCCGCCTCGCGAACGAGCGGAGCGGCGACGTGCTCGGCCGGCTCGTCGGCGACATCGAGACGCTCGACCAGTTCTACCTCCGGGTCGCGGGCCCCGCCGCGAGCGCGCTCCTCGTGGCACTGACCACGGGCCTCCTGCTGCTGCCGTTCGATCCGGCCCTGTCGGCTGCGGCACTCGTCGGGCTCGCCTGCGGCGGGCTCCTGGCCCCGTGGCTTGCGTGGCGTCTCGGCCAGCATCACGCCGCCGCCGTCGTCGGTCACCGGGCGGCGCTCGAGGCCGCCGCCGTGGACGGCGTGCAGGGCGTCGCGGAACTCGTCGCGTTCGGCCGGGAGGCGAATCACCTCGAGGCGCTTCGCGCCACGGGATGGCAGGCTGCGCGCGCGGAAGTCGCCAGCGCCCGGGGTGGGGCGGCCGGCACCGCGTTCGGCGCCTGCTCCGCCGACCTGGCGGTCGTGGCGCTGATGGTCCTGGCGATTCCCCTCGTCGGACGGGGCGACCTGCAGGGCGTGAACCTCGCCGTGGTCGCACTGGCCACGCTCGCGGCGTTCGAGGCGGTGGCCATGCTGCCGGCTGCCGCGCAGCAGCTCGGCGCGAGTCGCGAGGCCGCGCGCCGCGTGTTCGCGCTGCTCGACGCGCCGCCAGCCGTCAGCCGGCCGACGACGGCCCTGCCGGCTCCCGAGGGCCGGCGCCTGTCGGTACGTGGACTGTCGTTTGCCTATGCCCCCGGCGAGCCGCGCGTCCTCGACGAGGTCACCTTCGACCTCGGCCCGGGTCGGCTCGTGGCGATCGTCGGGCCCAGCGGAGCGGGGAAGTCGACGCTCGCCACCGTGCTGCTGCGTTTCTGGGATGTGCCAGCCGGCACGGTGTCGATCGACGGCGTCGACGTGCGTGGCCTCGATCCCGACCAGGTGCGGGAGCGGTTCGCCTATGCCGGGCAGCGTGCCGACCTGCTCACGGGGACGCTTGCCGAGAACCTGCGCGTCGGACGGCCCGACGCGCCGGATGCCGCGCTCGAGGCCGCGCTCGAGCGCGTCGGCCTCGGCGTCTGGCTCCACACATTGCCGGCGGGCCTGACGACCTCGCTCGGCGAGCAGGGGCAGGCGTTGTCTGGCGGTGAGCGGCAGCGGGTCGCACTGGCCCGGGCGCTGCTGAGACCCGCGCCCTTCCTCCTGCTCGACGAGCCGACCGCGCATGTCGACGCCGCCGCCGGGCAGATGTTGATGAGGGAGATCCGGCGCGAGGCCACGATGCGGAGCGCGCTCGTCATCACGCACCGGCTCGTCGGGCTCGAGGCGGCCGACGAGATCCTCGTGCTCGCCGACGGCCGGGTCGCCGAGCGCGGCGACTTCGCTTCGCTGGTGGCGGCCAACGGGCGGTTCCGGCGGATGCTCGATCGCCAGCGCGCGGCGCGGGTCGTGGACCTGTTGTGA
- the era gene encoding GTPase Era, with amino-acid sequence MSETPARAGVVALVGRPNAGKSTLLNRLVGTKLAIVSDKPQTTRNRIVGVKTLDAGQIVYLDTPGIHRPLHRMNVRMVDAAVDALREVDLVALVVDASGPMGGGDRYVVQLLTGLATPVVLVLNKVDLVEKPTLLPLIDAYRGLHAFAGIVPVSALTGDGVDRLEAVLLGRLPEGPPLYPDDYLTDQPERFFAAEIVREKLLHHTRDELPFTTAVVVDRFEEPDEHGLLRLYCTILVEHASQKPIVIGRRGEGIKRIGTEARRELEAFFASRVYLDLHVKVKADWREDDRVLRDLGLSPRHRE; translated from the coding sequence ATGTCTGAGACGCCGGCCCGCGCGGGCGTCGTCGCGCTCGTCGGGCGGCCGAACGCCGGCAAATCGACGCTGCTCAACCGCCTCGTCGGCACCAAGCTCGCCATCGTCTCCGACAAGCCGCAGACGACGCGAAACCGCATCGTCGGGGTGAAGACGCTCGACGCCGGACAGATCGTCTACCTCGACACGCCGGGCATCCACCGTCCGCTGCACCGCATGAACGTGCGGATGGTCGACGCCGCGGTCGATGCGTTGCGCGAGGTCGACCTCGTCGCCCTCGTGGTCGATGCCTCGGGCCCCATGGGCGGTGGTGACCGGTATGTCGTGCAGCTGCTCACCGGCCTGGCGACCCCCGTCGTGCTGGTGCTCAACAAGGTCGATCTCGTCGAGAAGCCGACGCTCCTCCCCTTGATCGATGCCTACCGGGGCCTGCACGCCTTCGCCGGGATCGTGCCGGTGTCGGCGCTGACGGGCGACGGCGTCGACCGGCTCGAGGCCGTGCTGCTCGGGCGGCTGCCGGAAGGACCGCCGCTCTACCCCGACGACTATCTCACCGACCAGCCGGAACGGTTCTTCGCCGCCGAGATCGTTCGCGAGAAGCTGCTGCACCACACCCGCGACGAGCTGCCGTTCACGACGGCCGTCGTCGTCGACCGCTTCGAAGAGCCGGACGAACACGGCCTCCTGCGCCTCTACTGCACCATCCTCGTCGAACACGCCTCTCAGAAGCCGATCGTCATCGGCCGGCGCGGCGAGGGGATCAAGCGGATCGGCACCGAGGCCCGTCGCGAGCTCGAGGCGTTCTTCGCGTCGCGCGTCTACCTCGATCTCCACGTGAAGGTGAAAGCCGACTGGCGCGAAGACGACCGCGTGCTGCGCGATCTCGGCCTCTCACCGCGGCACCGCGAGTGA